The Harmonia axyridis chromosome 3, icHarAxyr1.1, whole genome shotgun sequence nucleotide sequence TAAACCTCATTGTAATCTCTCATAATTAAATGTAAGATTCACCTGTATTAATACTGGATACTGACGGATGTTACGGTTTATTGACAAAACATCACTAGGCAACGTTCCGGTCTTTCTTTCATGTTATCTACAGGGAGTAATTTTGATCTATTGAGccgaaattgaaagatttttacatatatttcattttcaaattctttTCCTTATAAGTAAcaacaaaaaaacgaaaattttgatCTATCAATAATATCAATCATTATGTTGGATTTTTTTCAAGCGTCATCTACTCGAAAAACTTTCTATGcaggaatttttttaattcggtTAAAAACTTTGGCACTAGTTCATATTTGATGGAATAAACCATATGGACTTCTAGAAAAAAGAAACATGTATTCCTATTTCTCTTTCTATTAGTTCAGGGGTGCTCAATCTCAATTTCTATAACTGATAAAGAGAAATTAAGTATTATGGGTGTAATTGGAGTGAGCTACAAAACTCAACAAAAAACAAAGGGATTTCCTACAATAATGGTTCctcggaattaaaaaaaaagaacaaaatttttgaaattcttgaattatACGCATATTTTTCTACAGCGCAACATTTTTATAATACTTCAGGGATTCTGGACAAAATTTTTGTTATGGCATCTCATAAATGTTGAGGAAAAAAGTTGATATCGTTGTTAGATTCATTTGCCAACTCTTCAGTAACCCAGATACAGTGGACTTATGAGCTGCAACCGTCCATAACTATTACCTAACAATAAAGTTTTTGCAATTGAGTCAAATCtaatcgtttgagatcatttctgAGTAAATATTCGCAAGTGACAGATATTCAAACATTGTTTCTAAAATGGTGGATGAAAATTCTTTTATGCTGAACCATTTCACagtatttatgaatatttcacaAATTGAATTACTCtgcaaaattaaattttttatcgtTGTAGAATGATTCACTGGCAAAGTTGCGAGTTTATTTCCGTTGTTTCCAGGTGAAAGTAATCAGATAACACAATCACTGAATTAAAACTCGTAGAAACTCATTTGTTGGTCCCTGTTTCCTTCTTATTTATTCTCCTCCTACACCTGAGCACATTCCATTTATCCCAGAACTGACATTAAACGAAATCCAAAGTATTAAAATTTCAGAAGCGGAAAAATGTCTATTGGGTATAATTTCGACGAGATATGAAAAGCTTCTGGATTCATCAGTCTCAAGATGtgtattcattttctcaaaccgAATCGCTCCGTGGAAGCTAGAATTATTGTTATTCCTGGTCATCTTGAGCTTGGAGAGTTCTgaacaaatgaattttttcatcacTGGTAGAGTATGCCTTTCTTTCATATTTTATGTGTAACATGGTTTCTACGTATGTATAGAAAAATTACCGTTATAAAAATTTTGCAGATTTCATCCCAGCccactgatggaatcatcagtagTCCCTGCATTATACACCTACCACCTAAATATCAGGTCCTGGTGACTTTCCCGTAAAACGATTGTAAATATGTATCTATAAATCAACATAAGTTCTcagaatttctatattttttaatgcaattttTACTCTTCAAAGTCTTATGGTCCAAAAAACTTTCTTAATTTACAAACTCGGCTTGAGCCCTAACTGAAACGAAATGATGAAGGATGAAACTCTGGTATTGTTCGCAGAAGTAACATCCTCGTTCTCATAAAATTGacctcttactcttctgtgaaacgAATATGCAAATCATTATTTATACAGATCATATTGGCAAATCTTAATATGTAAttcaatttcatgttttggttTACTCTAATCAATATCAGAATAAGTACTTAGCATTTCAGTTAATTTTAAGATAAAATTTGAGAGACTTCCAGTACATTGAATTGTGAAATACTAAACATCCTGTCTTATTTTTTAATGATACTAATATTTACCAGAAATATTAAGAAATTATTGAGTTCAAATGAGATACAGAAGTATTTTCTTTGATCAACCGACCAActcattgatttgaatttcatgaTGGACTCAGCTATTGGAACTTGTAGGTAAATATAATGCAGttcatttaaaaattcataacttcaaAACAACAACGGTAAGGACTTTACGGTGAAAAATATCTTATATAGTACAATCATGGCAACACACATTTTAAATTTCGTGATTCTCTGTAATCaatttttagaaatatgaatttttcaaaattcatggaCGAATTCTTTTTTTGGTTTGGATTGTACCTATGTATTTTGAAATGAAGGTACCTTCAATATGAGAATTTCATGAgcagttgaaattatttttttcttaactAATTACAAAGTTTTTTTTGGGAATAATAAACCGCAAGTATATAAAGTCATTTTCAGATGTAGAAAAAATTGTATACCATCTATATTCAAAATCCGAACCTCAATTAAAATACAATAAGAAGGTGATATCGATGTTATTTTAGACATTATTACATTTCTTATAAATATCCTCCCTACTCATCACATCTGATCCTTATTTACCATTTTATCGAATAGGTACAATCTaattattttatcgaaatattcaaataaacaaaatgTTATTAATATCAATTAACTATTTATTCTCACCGCATCTCTGTCGTTCATGATTCTAGTAATCTCCAAAAccgaaaaactcaatataaaCTATATTTCCTTCTTAGTTCGATGAGAGCGAATATCGCGAACGCAGATACAACAATCCTCAACCTTCAGATCCGTGCGTGAAGGACCAAGTTTGAAACGATACTGCCGAAGAGCATGAAGCAGGAAGTTGGAAACCGAAACAAATGATAAAACGCGCTTGTCTTTTCCATCAAATCCAACAAAAATCGGATAATGGAATTGACGGGTAATTTGATGGGTAAACACTGTTACCGAGAAGAGGAATACAATATAATAATCTTCGAATACGCAAAAAACATATTTGCAATACGAAGTGAAAAATGTTTTGGTAAATGAAAATtggcaatacatatttgaaatatagttatttataatacaagtgcagaaggcattggtattcttccacgagttcaaaattcaaaaacgagccacgaagtggcgagttttggaatgaacgagtggtagaatgagccttctttacgagtattatacattattttctctaattcattgcattttcattgaaattaatgaaatatttccataaatataatttagtgatttttgcattgaaaaatgttggttggcagaactgatttctttaaggcaaattgatgaattgacagataaagccgtggcggaaagttcggagtaccaacatagaataataaaatataaccatgaaaactgtgcgtttctgatatattctcgcacgattttgttctacaagatgtggaagaatgaacggaataaccacagaattggagaatagtatattctaaaacaagttgcagaatgggctcctattccaacacgaatgcgaaattcgaaaacgagcgacgaaggagcgagttttggaacgcatgagtgttggaattgccttctgcaacgagtattagacgatattttctctatttcagtcaagttttgcgaaatattgtcgaaattcaatgaaaaattcagattatatatcctagtgacttttgtattgtatcttggcagttggtgtgactgttacgaaaattgacagattacggaatttgaatatgaatcgtatgtttcgaatttagacataatttacaattatacattaaattcgtgaattatgtctgacgaaatcgattgaacactacctgatttatgagaatttgcgaatatgtagcaaatcatttctctatatccccaaattatattatattgacaattattgacgtttgttgaaattttataggattggaagtcagcatagacaaccacaaaacgaaaaatatatctgaaaacgatgctgtaatgagttcattacagcactgttttttagaactgtaatgaactcattacgatacagaaatagagaaaatatttttaaatcgtCGTTCCCCGAACAGGATTGCTCTTTTGATGACGAATtcgtcctcaaatttgattggGTTCATCCATCCGGCCATTAAAACGTTAACAAGAAAAGAATACTGGCTTGATGTCAAAATCTTTTGAGCGCTCGATTCATTCGTTTGCCTATTGGAGACCGAAAAGAACTGATGTACCTatgcagggtgagtctttgactagCACATATATTTCAAACGAAGATTCATGAGGTCAATGATAAGacacacttttttcctttaccagtTTTTCCCATTCGGCTCGTTTGAAAATATAccggctgttgaaaatccataaaaaatttttagttatatctcgcaaatggaatggaatcgaaggtACCTAATGATTTTCTGAATAtcgttttttattgatgtgattaATCTTTTCTAAACATAATTCCGAAAGTCCGCTTAACTCCATGTAGGTTATactaaatgagaaaaaaaatcgaattggaaaaaatagtaaaggaaaaaagtgtttcttttgacctcaggaatcttcggttgaaatgtATGTACaggtcaaagactcaccctgtatattttatgagatgatttttttattatgatgTCTTTGTTGCCGGTTATTTCATTATACGTTTACCCCAAAATGTGGggttttttgatattctgcttgaatttttttgatattctgcttaAATTTTTGACGATTCAGACGACGCAATCAACCAGTAGCGGATTCAGGATTTCTTCAAGTGTGTAGTGTTTAAGAGCACACCCTGCGCCCACTTGTATCCGCCCTGCGATCAACACTAAATCCTGTAAGAAGCTTGGAGttgtttttctctatttcagtatcgtaatgagtccattagagtactgaaaacagtgctgtaatgaactcattagagAATTGTttccagttatatttttcgtttagtGGTTGTCAACActgatcctatcaaatttcaacacacgtcaattgtcaatataatataatttggatataggcaaatgatttgcaacattatactcaatttctcttaattttggtggtgttaaatcgatttcgtcaggcataattcacgaatttaatgcgtaaatataattttttataaattctaAACGCAagattcgaattcaaattccgtaatctgtcaattttcgtaacagtcacaccaactgccaagatacaatacaaaagtcactaggatgtataatctgaattttccattttatttggacaaaatttctcaaaacttgactgaaatagagaaattatcgtctaatactcgttgcagatggcaattccaacactcatgcgttcgaaaactcgctccttcgtcgctcgaatttcgcattcgtgttggaataggagctcatcctgcaacttgttttagaatataggtACTTACTGTTATAATTGATAGGTATTTGTTTACTTTGCCGTCTTTTTATTATTACACTctctttttaaaaatttgtgataTATTGAGATAGAAGAAAATGATATCCCATTATTTGCAATTTGCAATGTTACTCCTCTAGCTAGGGACCACCAGAAAGTCAATATAGACACTAAATTGAAGACGAACTTCGAATgtgattgaaaaattaatgatgaatataattcacaaaataaattgagtaaaatatagTAAGACTTTATTTTTGACAATGGGGACACTACAAAAGTAATGATACAAAATGTTCAATGAAATAGTACAAATGActatatgaaaaaaagtttaaacAAATCATTTTCACACTGGcacagaaaaattaaaacagATAATTCAGTGGATCTCACtttcaaaaattcttaaatATTTGAGACTAATTATGTTTCAGGATGGATTTATAAtactttttgaagaaaaatcaatttttgaacTCATCAAAGTAATACACAGAACAAACATTACAAATGGCATCTGGTTCTTTGGAGAATGAGTATTGGCAAAATTGACTTATTACTAAAGGGTAATAGTAACGCTTAATCCTACTTAAAATTAgttttgattttaataaatatttgaaatcaggtaTCTAAATCTGAATTATCACACGTTACCTAATCAGCAAAAAAAGATTTAAGAAGCAGCTGATATTTTATTACAAATTTCATTTGTGAACTCTGAGCATTTTGCCTTGCCTCCAAGATCTGTGGTTAGGAATTTGCCGTCTTTGATGGTATCGAAACAAGCCCTCTCAATCAGATCAGCATGCATGTTAAGCTTCATATGTCTCAACATCATAACCGCCGACAAGAGGAGGGCAGTTGGATTAGCCTTATCTTGGCCAGCTATATCAGGAGCTGTGCCATGCACAGATTCGAATAAGGCACCGTTCAATCCAATATTTCCAGATGGTGTTAGACCTAATCCACCAACTAAACCTGCACACATGTCTGACATTATGTCTCCATATAAGTTAGGCATGACGAGAACATCATATAGATTAGGATCCTGCACCATGTTGAGGCAAACAGTATCGAGGTAcctttcttcaaatttcacttCCTTGTATTTCTGGGCCATTTCACGACAACATCTCAAGAAAAGACCATCAGACATCCTCATAATATTTGCTTTATGTACTGCTGTCAGCTTTCTTCTATTGTTCTCAAGAGTATATTGGAAAGCAAATTCCGCAACCCTCATAGAAGCTTCTTCTGTGATCAATTTTATGCTTTGTACTACACCATCGACAATTTCATGCTCAATACCTGAGTATTCACCTTCGGTATTTTCTCTAATGGTAACTACATCCACATCATCGTAGAGAGTTTtgtatctgaaaataaaatactttCTTATTTTCGAACGAATTCATTAGCATACTTTTTCCACAAAATGTTATATCTTTGACACATTGCATATGCAAAATAgtgcataaaataaatttaattatttggAGTAGAACTTTAAGATAAACAGAATTCAGATTAAGAACCATCACTTGAGAGTTTGTTTCCTCAAATGATGAATTATTTTCTAGATTTTGTGTCTTCAAAATTCACAGataatattcttgaaatattatcTTAATAAGATTTAAAAATTATACATACCCTTCTAAACTTCTGCAAGGACGAACATTGGCATATAAATTCAGTTCTTTTCTCAGAGCCAAATTCAAAGATCTATGTCCTTTTCCAATAGGAGTCATCAAGGGACCTTTTAATCCAATCTTGTTCCTGTTCATAGAATCAAGAGCTGCTTGGGGGATTCCAAACTTTCCATCTGGACCCTAGAACagttatttaattcaaaaaaaccataaaacacattcatattatatgtatatctagATAAATGTCGCAACAATAGAATAGAGTAAAATGATCTCACCCTAACTGGAGTAACATCTACAGATTCCCATTCAATAGGGACCTTTGCAGCTCCAAAGATTTTTTGTACAGCAGCAGAGATTTCTGGTCCAATTCCATCACCAGGTATTAGGGTTACTTTTTGGAGTTCACTGCTAAATAGGCGGGTGCTAGCAACCCTGCTTATGTTCtggaaataatttcatgctAATATTTAGTCTATAGATACTTATATTTCAAATGATAAATTATAATTACATGCCAGATCGTTTGAAATTAAGTGTTAGATGTTTATTATGATTTTCATAATACTGATCTGAGAAGAATAAATTATTACAAGGTTTTAGATAAAAAGACTTGAGCATGCCTTAAATTCTAAATGAAAAGTAAAAGGTCCTACATAttgttcaaaaaagttttttcaatttgagttgGGAGGGTAAACAATTTTCCATGAAGGAATTACactttataaaaatttaatatttaaatttataGTCTCCTAATTAAAAAAGGAAACTGACAAAATACAGAAACATATGTTAATTGACTCCATATAATCAAATCAacaatattgaatttgaaaagaaatttatttcatatttatttgaaatatcggCCATGTGGCATGCTATAACAAAGGATTAAGATAAAGCACATTATTCACCTTTCTCATTTTGTTCATTGCGATATCTACTGAACAACATAAACCatcaattgaacaaaaaataatttacagaGAATACAAAAGAGTGGTGGATATATACATACATTGTTTTTCAGGGAGAGCCAATTTTATTCTTATAAGAAATAGCATAAATGCATAGATCTGCGTAATTACTTCCTCTTAGTGAAAGaaaatgtgaagaacaataatgaaaaattattttccaagaGTATGCAGATAATAACTTCCAAGACATTTACATCTATTAATTAATTACATCTAAATGGATCCAATAAGAAATATGTGTAGTTATGTAACACATAATAGTATATTAACTTACTTCATTCTCATGCTTGGTTAGTTTTTCAATacaattattcaatttgttaatttTATCTATCTGTAAAAAAGTGGaaaatttcaggagatataactcATTTATCCCAAGAAATCAAAGAAgctcaaaatatgaataaatatttgctCAGACAAATGGCAACATAATTTTCTAGTAAGTGGTGATTTATCCAATTAGAATgaacttacaatttttttaagaagCCTGGCGGTCATGATGAAGCTAATGGTACGAAGGATTTTCTAGGAAAAGAACCAAGATGTGACTTATTCTTATTAACCTAAAATTAACTTTCTTTGAATTTGACAGCAAAAACGTTATCTTTCTTCTTTTTGtcggttttttcttttttgttagTACCCCTGAATTTGGCCTTGATTGTTACCATTTTATGTAATAGGCCGTTAATGAACTAGCAAAAGTAGGCCAGAACTGTCAAATTCTACTTATCAGATCTACAACATAGACTACTATTAccacagaatattgaaaattttgattgtcATTAAtgtcaattatattttcattgtcATTTGAAGTAAacaaaaatctgattagactcCAATCAATCATGGCGATTCATTGATAACCTTGTTATATCATTGTTTCCAAATTTTAGTTATTGGAGTGTGTAAACATTGCAAATTgtatcaaatattaaaatttcaaagcAAAATTTAAAACTCCCTTCCGAAGTGTTTTGATCAACTACGTCATGTTTATCAGACCTTGACATCTCGTCAGTATTGCAATATCAAACGTCGTCTTGCTGGTGCTTCAACATATAGCAACTGTATGGAAAATAAGTGCAACATACAATAACACCATATCCAGAGTTCCACCCTCGATCAACTTATGGCAATTAGTTATTATTAAAATAACAAGATGACTGGTATTCCTTCACGGTTGGCTTATGCTGGAAAGCTAGTATTGTATACATACCCCGGTGAGAACAAAAATAAGAGACTTTATTTTTAAATGATACTATTACCCAGTAATAACAATTTATTTATATCTTCgactgtttattatttttaatagacGAAATTTGTATTCAATCCAAATCTGCGTGTTTGTTGAAGTTTCCAATATgcaattatctttcaaaaatatttttatttatacttATAATCTTTattcttttcaataattttgcttATTCGAATGAAAGTTGTGACTCAAATCAATGAATTTATCCATCATTTCTTTGTTTAAACTTGTTTCAATACAATTACTCTAAAGCCTAAGTCAGAGTTATAATGCATTTTCAGTAaccttgaatgaattttttcaccactgaattttgaaatatgtatgGCTATTTACCTTGACCTAACTCAAAGCACCTTTTAATATGCTTcaatattttaatttgaataacaTATACCATAATATTAATATTGCACAATTTACCACATTTCTCTATTTTGTGAGTTTTAAGGAATTtctgagaattttaaaaattttcatgtatTGTATTTAAAATCGAATTGTGAaacaatcaaatcaaatatctatattcattaaaaaagttggtgcttgaaatgtgattattgaataattaataaatattatttaacaGAGAAGTTTTTACAAGAATCcaatttattattcataaaacttCCATCAAAGCTATACCAAAtacaatatttaatttaaataaaattttatttgaattacaaataaatcaattgaataacaataaaaacatCTATTTGTGAAATGTTTTTACAGACAAAATTTTCTCCAGTATTACATAATTTCTAAAGAtcagtttatgatgaaaatgaataattttgttttggtgtcttcaatgattaatttttaaaacaaaaacTCAATCTTGGAAGTTTTGGTCAAATaacatcatttttgaaaaacggtTTATTTTACCTAATTCAGGCAACAACACAACCTCACTAACAAAAAAGTACATTAATTTACACTGTCTGAACTTTGTTTCCACATATCTATATTAAATGTCTATAATTTTTTCCCAGGCTTGTTATCTGCTGTTGGAAAAACACCAAACATTATAGCCCTCAGCAGATGTGTGACTACTggtaaaataattttcaaatcctTTGGGGCAGGAGAACCCCCAAAAGATACAGATAATTCCACTGTGCCACCAAAAGGAACTTCAGGTGGAGGTGGTGGCAAAAGTAAAAACACTTTATCATGTCCAAAATGTGGAGATCCATGTACTCATGTTGAAACTTTTGTGAGTTCTACAAGATTTGTGAAATGTGAGAAATGCCACCATTTCTTTGTTGTCCTCAGTGAAGTGGACACCAAAAAAAAGGAGGGTCAGGACTTGAAGACTGGTTTTTACAGGAAACCACCACCACCaccgaaaaaaatttatgattatCTGAACAAACATGTTATTGGACAAGACCACGCCAAAAAGGTTAAGTTCTACTTTGACTAATCCATATTGTATGGCCTCACCTTCTatgaagaaataatttaatttttgttgcAGGTATTGTCTGTCGCAGTATATAACCATTATAAGAGAATTTACAATAATACTCCGCCAGCAATGAATCCAGTATCTCGTCCTGACATGACTGTTATGGAACAAGGGCCACATCATAGTGTAGCTCACAGAGGTTCGTACAAATTTATTCATAGTCTATTTATTAAATTCTTTTCATTTGATGAATGTCAAAGAGCAATTATCATCTTCagatttgaataaataattcaatttttaggcTCAGAAAACCATTCATTGAACCTTTGAAACTACACTTTTATAGATACACTCTGTTCATTGTAAAATAGGTTagaacaatttcaatttatttcccgtTATGTACAAAACTACAATGACTTTGAAGGAAATGTAGCTATTATTGGCACGATTGCAATGTAGGTCATTTATTTAAGTGAACATCCATCGAACAGAGTATACATTACCCTGGTTAGAGCTATCTGATTTTAACAATTTAAGTGTAGTATAGTGTACATTACACTCAACAGGCTGATGCTTCGAACAGACCTTTCATGACAAcatattcttgttttttttacatCACCAAACTATTGTGCAGATCTTCTCCATCTGACAGGACTGGGCCATGGTTCCAACTTTGGTTTCAACTCCAGTCAATCAAACACAAACGTAGAAGCCACTACACAGAAGTCTAATGGTTCTGAAATCCTTGACAAAAAGAGCCATgatttgaaattggaaaaaagcAACATCCTACTTCTGGGCCCTACAGGTTCTGGAAAAACTCTTTTAGCCCAAACTATTGCCCAATGCTTAGATGTTCCTTTTGCAATTTGTGACTGTACTACTCTCACACAAGCTGGATATGTAGGAGAAGATATTGAGAGTGTCATTGGAAAATTACTCCAAGATGCTAGTTATGTGGTGGACAGGGCTCAAGTGGGTATCGTGTTTTTAGATGAAGTTGACAAGATTGGAGCTGTTCCTGGTATTCATCAGTTACGTGATGTGGGAGGTAAGATATAATAAATCCCAATGGGCGAACATTTTGGGAGCTTTACTCATTGATAAAGTTTTGTTTTGTTAATTGTGCATCTATTGTTACCTTTTCCACATTCTTCTGTATAGGCATCATTTAAAATTAGATTAATTTATTGACAATTTCAGAATAGTCCACTTAGTTAgctgaattattatttatattcaaaattgatTCCTGGCATAtctcatcattattatttataattaaattcattaatGCTTATTTCAACCAATAACATATTTCAGGCGAGGGTGTACAACAAGGCATGTTGAAAATGCTTGAAGGCACTATTGTTAATGTTCCTGAAAGAAATTCTCCTAGAAAATTACGTGGAGAGACAATCCAAGTCGATACAACAAATATATTATTTGTTGCTAGCGGAGCATACAATGGCCTTGAACGTTTAATACAAAAGAGAAATAATGAGAATGTaagttatttttattcttcaatatcatTTAATCTCAAATTATTTTATAGTATTTAGGCTTTGGGGCACCAGTTTCTGAGAGTCAAGGAAGGAGAGCTGCATCTCAAGAAGCTTCACTACATCAATCTGCAATGAGTGCCGAAGAAGAAAATGTAGAAAGGGACAACGCTCTAAAACAAGTCCAGGCTAGAGATCTCATCGATTTTGGAATGATTCCAGTAAGTATAGGGTAGTTTGATATTTCACTGTAATTTTGCTTCAAGTAAATGAGAACTTCTTCAAAGTTTAGGAATTatgattatttgaaaatctatcaTGTAAACCCTAAATTCACCTTCTCTTCTAGGAATTTGTTGGCCGATTTCCAGTATTAGTGCCTTTCCATAGTTTGGACAGAAATATGTTGGTGAGGATTCTAACAGAACCTCATAACGCTTTAGTACCCCAATATCAGCGTCTTCTAGGAATGGATCAGTGTGATCTAACATTTAGTCCTGAAGCATTAGTAGCAATTGCAAAACTTGCAATGGAACGTAAAACTGGAGCTAGAGGTCTACGTGCCATAATGGTGAATATATTGCTGTTACcttctgaaaaattaattaaccTTCAATTAATTTCAGGAGTCTCTTCTTCTTGAACCAATGTTTGAGGTACCAGGATCCACAATCACAGGAGTTCGCATTAACGAAGAATATGTACTTAATAATGGAGGACCAGTCTATATTAGAGCTACACCTACACCAGCCACAGAGGTATCAGATGAAGAAGATATTACTACTTCAATTAGGCTTAAACAGTAATATCTAGAGCCAATCATCTGGAATGACACATGATGTGATGatgaaacaaacttttttttagac carries:
- the LOC123676221 gene encoding probable isocitrate dehydrogenase [NAD] subunit alpha, mitochondrial isoform X2 yields the protein MTARLLKKINISRVASTRLFSSELQKVTLIPGDGIGPEISAAVQKIFGAAKVPIEWESVDVTPVRGPDGKFGIPQAALDSMNRNKIGLKGPLMTPIGKGHRSLNLALRKELNLYANVRPCRSLEGYKTLYDDVDVVTIRENTEGEYSGIEHEIVDGVVQSIKLITEEASMRVAEFAFQYTLENNRRKLTAVHKANIMRMSDGLFLRCCREMAQKYKEVKFEERYLDTVCLNMVQDPNLYDVLVMPNLYGDIMSDMCAGLVGGLGLTPSGNIGLNGALFESVHGTAPDIAGQDKANPTALLLSAVMMLRHMKLNMHADLIERACFDTIKDGKFLTTDLGGKAKCSEFTNEICNKISAAS
- the LOC123676221 gene encoding probable isocitrate dehydrogenase [NAD] subunit alpha, mitochondrial isoform X1 yields the protein MTARLLKKIIDKINKLNNCIEKLTKHENENISRVASTRLFSSELQKVTLIPGDGIGPEISAAVQKIFGAAKVPIEWESVDVTPVRGPDGKFGIPQAALDSMNRNKIGLKGPLMTPIGKGHRSLNLALRKELNLYANVRPCRSLEGYKTLYDDVDVVTIRENTEGEYSGIEHEIVDGVVQSIKLITEEASMRVAEFAFQYTLENNRRKLTAVHKANIMRMSDGLFLRCCREMAQKYKEVKFEERYLDTVCLNMVQDPNLYDVLVMPNLYGDIMSDMCAGLVGGLGLTPSGNIGLNGALFESVHGTAPDIAGQDKANPTALLLSAVMMLRHMKLNMHADLIERACFDTIKDGKFLTTDLGGKAKCSEFTNEICNKISAAS
- the LOC123676216 gene encoding ATP-dependent Clp protease ATP-binding subunit clpX-like, mitochondrial isoform X2 — encoded protein: MTGIPSRLAYAGKLVLYTYPGLLSAVGKTPNIIALSRCVTTGKIIFKSFGAGEPPKDTDNSTVPPKGTSGGGGGKSKNTLSCPKCGDPCTHVETFVSSTRFVKCEKCHHFFVVLSEVDTKKKEGQDLKTGFYRKPPPPPKKIYDYLNKHVIGQDHAKKVLSVAVYNHYKRIYNNTPPAMNPVSRPDMTVMEQGPHHSVAHRGLGHGSNFGFNSSQSNTNVEATTQKSNGSEILDKKSHDLKLEKSNILLLGPTGSGKTLLAQTIAQCLDVPFAICDCTTLTQAGYVGEDIESVIGKLLQDASYVVDRAQVGIVFLDEVDKIGAVPGIHQLRDVGGEGVQQGMLKMLEGTIVNVPERNSPRKLRGETIQVDTTNILFVASGAYNGLERLIQKRNNENYLGFGAPVSESQGRRAASQEASLHQSAMSAEEENVERDNALKQVQARDLIDFGMIPEFVGRFPVLVPFHSLDRNMLVRILTEPHNALVPQYQRLLGMDQCDLTFSPEALVAIAKLAMERKTGARGLRAIMESLLLEPMFEVPGSTITGVRINEEYVLNNGGPVYIRATPTPATEVSDEEDITTSIRLKQ
- the LOC123676216 gene encoding ATP-dependent Clp protease ATP-binding subunit clpX-like, mitochondrial isoform X1 — encoded protein: MTGIPSRLAYAGKLVLYTYPGLLSAVGKTPNIIALSRCVTTGKIIFKSFGAGEPPKDTDNSTVPPKGTSGGGGGKSKNTLSCPKCGDPCTHVETFVSSTRFVKCEKCHHFFVVLSEVDTKKKEGQDLKTGFYRKPPPPPKKIYDYLNKHVIGQDHAKKVLSVAVYNHYKRIYNNTPPAMNPVSRPDMTVMEQGPHHSVAHRDLLHLTGLGHGSNFGFNSSQSNTNVEATTQKSNGSEILDKKSHDLKLEKSNILLLGPTGSGKTLLAQTIAQCLDVPFAICDCTTLTQAGYVGEDIESVIGKLLQDASYVVDRAQVGIVFLDEVDKIGAVPGIHQLRDVGGEGVQQGMLKMLEGTIVNVPERNSPRKLRGETIQVDTTNILFVASGAYNGLERLIQKRNNENYLGFGAPVSESQGRRAASQEASLHQSAMSAEEENVERDNALKQVQARDLIDFGMIPEFVGRFPVLVPFHSLDRNMLVRILTEPHNALVPQYQRLLGMDQCDLTFSPEALVAIAKLAMERKTGARGLRAIMESLLLEPMFEVPGSTITGVRINEEYVLNNGGPVYIRATPTPATEVSDEEDITTSIRLKQ